From one Montipora capricornis isolate CH-2021 unplaced genomic scaffold, ASM3666992v2 scaffold_414, whole genome shotgun sequence genomic stretch:
- the LOC138035488 gene encoding uncharacterized protein gives MAYPFSPPERSIDPRLWERAFEHQDSLRNSDKHQLGNGLLKSAYKAKHSNETALVRIYNDILQSVDVGNCVILIFLDMSAALDTVVHDVLLDRRANRFGVRDVVLSWLSSYLTNRKQFVGINESSSSLVNLDVGVPQGTGNQQLVQSRQSLEQCLTDISWWMLANGLKLNHDKTELICIYCRFRSRPPLDEIVVCGESIVPCISAVNLGVVFDECMTGELQVSKICKSSYFHLRNRSSIRKYLSTNAAHTIVHALFSS, from the exons ATGGCTTATCCATTCTCGCCACCAGAGCGTAgtatcgacccaaggctctgggaaagagcat ttgagcaccaagactcacttcgtaACTCAGACAAACaccaacttggaaatggcctattgaag TCGGCGTATAAAGCTAAGCACAGCAATGAAACGGCTTTGGTACGTATCTACAACGACATCCTTCAATCTGTTGATGTTGGCAACTGTGTCATTCTGATTTTCCTTGATATGTCAGCTGCGCTTGATACAGTTGTTCATGATGTCTTACTTGATAGACGTGCTAATCGTTTTGGTGTCAGGGATGTTGTTCTAAGTTGGTTAAGTTCGTACCTCACCAATAGGAAGCAATTCGTTGGTATCAATGAGTCTTCCTCGAGCCTTGTCAACCTTGATGTTGGAGTGCCACAGGGCACA GGTAACCAACAGCTTGTACAATCGAGACAGTCTTTGGAACAATGTCTCACTGACATTTCATGGTGGATGCTTGCTAATGGTTTGAAGCTAAATCATGATAAGACAGAGTTGATTTGCATCTACTGTAGGTTTCGTAGTCGCCCTCCATTAGATGAGATCGTAGTTTGTGGTGAAAGTATTGTCCCTTGTATTTCTGCTGTTAATTTAGGAGTGGTTTTCGATGAATGCATGACTGGGGAACTTCAAGTTAGCAAGATTTGCAAGTCGTCTTACTTCCACTTAAGAAATCGGTCTTCTATTAGGAAATATCTTAGTACTAATGCTGCTCACACTATTGTTCACGCTTTGTTTTCTTCCTGA